The proteins below are encoded in one region of Vanessa tameamea isolate UH-Manoa-2023 chromosome Z, ilVanTame1 primary haplotype, whole genome shotgun sequence:
- the LOC135194646 gene encoding chymotrypsin-like elastase family member 1, producing the protein MKQILIFFCIKVYSLNATSRDKSLRIIGGRDAVPGEFPYALKMEMKGQNKDGDYRYIHVCTCTVIKPTWSLTAAHCIKGLEDYTSTLNVKGVIRHNFSSDKESSFSNILSMFKEPNYRETITIENDIGLLLSETIPVSRFAKLSSVDYFTLYGTKVLTLGYGVTIGSNGSLGDALSVNKPLQVLDAVITRCSSKAFSPAFCLGGICGLWPASRPGDSGGPVLHVSGIVGVCSGEDLSQGKTGYDKNKSLKLKIKMGRQPIAMYTPGSSYVDWITNVINSISL; encoded by the coding sequence ATGaaacaaatacttatatttttttgtattaaagttTACTCATTAAATGCCACGTCACGAGATAAATCGTTGCGAATTATTGGGGGCCGAGATGCAGTTCCAGGCGAGTTTCCATACGCCTTGAAAATGGAAATGAAAGGACAAAACAAAGATGGTGATTACCGTTACATTCATGTATGTACATGCACTGTAATCAAACCTACATGGAGCCTGACTGCTGCTCATTGCATCAAAGGACTAGAAGATTATACATCAACACTAAATGTAAAAGGCGTTATTAGGCATAATTTTTCTTCTGACAAAGAGTCTTCATTTAGCAATATATTATCGATGTTTAAAGAACCAAATTATCGTGAAACAATTACGATCGAAAATGACATTGGACTTTTACTATCTGAAACAATACCTGTTTCTCGATTTGCTAAACTTAGTTCAGTcgattattttactttatatggtACTAAGGTTTTGACTTTAGGGTATGGCGTTACTATAGGTTCTAATGGATCCCTCGGCGATGCTCTTAGTGTCAACAAGCCGTTGCAAGTTTTGGATGCTGTAATTACTAGGTGTTCATCGAAAGCATTTTCACCGGCGTTTTGTTTGGGAGGAATTTGCGGTCTATGGCCTGCTTCCAGACCTGGTGACTCAGGTGGGCCAGTATTACATGTATCTGGTATTGTCGGTGTTTGTTCAGGAGAAGATTTAAGTCAGGGGAAAACAggatatgacaaaaataaaagcttgaaacttaaaataaaaatgggacGTCAACCTATTGCAATGTACACACCTGGAAGTAGTTACGTCGATTGGATTACAAacgtaataaattcaatttcgtTATAA